Within Acidobacteriota bacterium, the genomic segment AACAAGGCCTTTGGCGTTGCATAAACGCCCAGCGGTGGCCTTCGAGCTCTTCTTGTCATATTGAAACAAACCCTTTAAAATTTATCTTTGACAAGAGAAGTAAGATCTTTTCTATAAACCGACAAAGACGGATTTGACTAAAAAGAATTTAGCTAACAAGAAGGAATAAGAGATGGAAGGCTTGCCCCAGATGGGCAAAATGCTGATACTCATTGGTAGCATCATCATTCTCTTTGGACTCATCCTGCTTCTCTTCGGAAAGATACCATATCTCGGCAAACTCCCAGGAGATATTCTCATCAAAAAAGGGAACTTCACCATCTACTTCCC encodes:
- a CDS encoding DUF2905 domain-containing protein codes for the protein MLILIGSIIILFGLILLLFGKIPYLGKLPGDILIKKGNFTIYFP